In a genomic window of Myxococcales bacterium:
- a CDS encoding DUF1338 domain-containing protein — MHPTELLDLLWRDYTTLTPQAARIHALFAARGETIANDHVALRTYDRPGLGLAALARPFEAAGWVRRERYRFDDKHLWAHYWQHPDPALPKVFISELVVDELAPAAAALIDALVASAPAGFGDRAVLATAGRPWSVSHATYRALLEHSEYAAWVAAFGFRVNHFTVDVGRLRTFAGVAEVDEFLLANGFELNRAGGLIKGTPADLLEQSSTCAEPIEVEFSDGRFAVPSCYYEFARRYPLPSGELFQGFVPGSADKLFESTDVRR, encoded by the coding sequence GTGCACCCCACCGAGCTGCTCGATCTGCTGTGGCGCGACTACACCACCCTGACGCCGCAGGCCGCGCGGATCCACGCGCTGTTCGCCGCCCGCGGCGAGACGATCGCCAACGATCACGTCGCGCTCCGGACCTACGACCGCCCCGGCCTCGGGCTCGCGGCGCTGGCGCGGCCGTTCGAGGCCGCCGGCTGGGTCCGGCGCGAGCGCTACCGCTTCGACGACAAGCACCTCTGGGCGCACTACTGGCAGCACCCGGATCCGGCGCTGCCGAAGGTGTTCATCAGCGAGCTGGTCGTCGACGAGCTCGCCCCGGCGGCGGCCGCGCTGATCGACGCGCTGGTCGCGTCGGCGCCGGCGGGCTTCGGCGATCGCGCGGTGCTCGCCACCGCCGGCCGGCCGTGGTCGGTCAGCCACGCGACCTACCGCGCGCTGCTCGAGCACAGCGAGTACGCCGCCTGGGTGGCGGCGTTCGGGTTCCGCGTCAACCACTTCACCGTCGACGTCGGCCGGCTGCGCACGTTCGCGGGGGTGGCCGAGGTCGACGAGTTCCTGCTCGCGAACGGGTTCGAGCTCAACCGCGCCGGCGGCCTGATCAAGGGCACCCCGGCCGATCTCCTCGAGCAGAGCTCGACCTGCGCCGAGCCGATCGAGGTCGAGTTCAGCGACGGCCGGTTCGCGGTGCCGTCCTGCTACTACGAGTTCGCGCGCCGCTACCCGCTGCCCTCGGGCGAGCTGTTCCAGGGCTTCGTGCCCGGCTCGGCCGACAAGCTGTTCGAGTCGACCGACGTCCGGCGCTGA